From the Synechococcus sp. HK01-R genome, one window contains:
- a CDS encoding flavin reductase family protein: protein MPLDADAKKTLLRKIPHGLFICGVAEGDTINGFTASWVTQGSFEPPLVVMAVRADSTSNGMIQRTGRFSLNVLAANQKDLAAVFFKPQQGVGGRFEAAALSLGELGLPILSDALGAVECELVGQVAHGDHTVFVGEVKTAVLHRDGEALELSSTGWNYGG from the coding sequence ATGCCCCTCGACGCCGACGCCAAGAAAACCCTGCTGCGCAAGATCCCCCACGGACTGTTCATCTGCGGCGTCGCCGAAGGCGACACGATCAATGGCTTCACGGCCAGCTGGGTCACCCAGGGCTCATTCGAGCCGCCGCTCGTTGTGATGGCGGTGCGAGCCGACAGCACCAGCAACGGCATGATTCAACGCACGGGACGGTTCTCCCTCAACGTGCTCGCGGCCAACCAAAAAGACCTGGCGGCTGTGTTTTTCAAGCCTCAGCAAGGGGTGGGTGGACGCTTCGAAGCCGCGGCGTTAAGCCTCGGCGAGCTGGGTCTGCCGATCCTCAGTGATGCCCTTGGCGCGGTGGAGTGCGAGCTGGTGGGTCAAGTGGCCCATGGCGACCACACCGTCTTCGTCGGCGAGGTCAAAACAGCCGTGCTTCACCGCGATGGCGAGGCCCTGGAACTCAGCAGCACCGGCTGGAACTACGGCGGCTGA
- a CDS encoding metal ABC transporter substrate-binding protein has product MVLSVLSGLLLASAPTTPIVVAADGVLCDITRTLAGKSAKVECLIPPGADPHTLALRPTDRRALQQARLVLINGYNLTPALKRIATSAPVVAVAERAVPKASTADPHVWHDPNQTSAMVATAAQALTPIVSPQERAAINRRRVAMTNVLQALQQWTGRQIESVPKPQRVLVTEHRAFSAFGRRYGVRELPVIDSYATGGILRPASLRAITDAIRQSGSKAIFAEALPPSKTLRRISRSSGLPIAKQALFADGQAPGKSLIQTATSNVCTFVLAQGGRCNQQAAAELQTRWAAIR; this is encoded by the coding sequence GTGGTTCTTTCTGTTCTCTCGGGCCTCCTGCTTGCCTCGGCGCCAACCACCCCAATCGTGGTGGCAGCCGACGGGGTGCTGTGCGACATCACCCGCACCCTGGCCGGCAAGTCCGCGAAGGTGGAGTGCTTAATCCCCCCAGGCGCTGACCCTCACACCCTGGCCCTTCGCCCAACGGATCGGCGAGCTCTCCAACAGGCCCGCCTGGTCCTGATCAACGGATACAACCTCACACCAGCACTGAAGCGGATCGCAACCAGCGCTCCTGTTGTTGCCGTTGCCGAACGGGCCGTTCCGAAGGCCAGCACCGCTGATCCTCACGTGTGGCACGACCCCAACCAGACCAGCGCCATGGTTGCCACTGCCGCCCAAGCCTTGACCCCGATCGTTAGCCCCCAGGAGCGCGCAGCCATCAACCGCCGACGCGTGGCAATGACCAACGTGCTCCAGGCACTTCAGCAATGGACGGGTCGTCAGATCGAAAGCGTTCCCAAACCCCAGCGGGTGCTGGTGACGGAGCACCGTGCCTTCTCCGCCTTTGGCCGCCGCTATGGGGTCAGAGAACTTCCCGTGATCGACTCATATGCCACAGGCGGCATTCTTCGACCCGCCAGCCTGCGAGCGATCACGGATGCGATTCGGCAATCAGGCAGCAAAGCCATCTTTGCCGAAGCACTTCCGCCTTCTAAAACACTGCGTCGCATCAGCCGAAGCAGCGGTCTACCGATCGCCAAACAAGCACTGTTTGCCGATGGACAGGCCCCTGGCAAAAGTCTCATCCAGACGGCAACAAGCAACGTCTGCACGTTTGTGCTCGCCCAGGGCGGTCGCTGTAATCAGCAGGCTGCAGCAGAACTGCAAACACGCTGGGCTGCCATTCGCTGA